One Phoenix dactylifera cultivar Barhee BC4 chromosome 14, palm_55x_up_171113_PBpolish2nd_filt_p, whole genome shotgun sequence DNA window includes the following coding sequences:
- the LOC103717565 gene encoding pentatricopeptide repeat-containing protein At3g48250, chloroplastic: MSFIIRLANVHGCHSKFLTAPPKSRISKPWRKPPFSFYSCPGSNTDSFPAKTMIPSSARLRPLLHSLLRSTPKACPFSTAVSSDSDLPLPTSPPTEESILYVLKKLDKKPQKALSFFNCVTSQYGFKPAHPTYNLMLRILGHKDSVKDFWAFLKTMDHAGHTIDRSTYVTLLANFKKHKMAAESSALSQFYAQTMAKAASDTAIDSAVKIILGAEEWNEVAEKKLQDLDLSLSEVVVAKVLQELRDCPSKARAFFRWVGQRPRYKHGSAAYNAMARVLGQRDSIGEFWSLVQEMKGEGHEMDIDTYIKLSRRFQKTKMMREAVELYEFMMDGPYKPAIQDCGMLLRQIALSGTPDLELVFRVVRKYEAAGYSLSKVVYDGIHRSLTSIGMFDEADEILKKMKLAGYEPDNITYSQLVYGLCKAKRLDEAGKVLDEMEAGGCIPDLKTWTVLIQGHCSAGEVDKALELLTKMIEKNCEADADVLDVLVKGFCSKRRVDAAYILVVEMVESAHIRPWQATYKYLIQELLSVRMLEEALKLLSTMKSHKFPPFADPFPPHIAKYGTIEDARDFLKALTLNDYPSSTAYLHIFKSFFQEGRYSEAQDLLFKCPHHIRKHGEISKLFGSIKAGKAA, encoded by the coding sequence ATGTCTTTTATTATTAGATTAGCCAATGTTCATGGATGTCATTCTAAGTTTCTAACGGCACCGCCCAAATCCCGCATTTCTAAACCCTGGCGAAaacctcccttctccttctacTCTTGCCCCGGCTCGAACACTGACTCATTCCCCGCAAAAACGATGATACCCTCCTCCGCCCGCCTCCGTCCCCTCCTCCACTCCCTCCTTCGTTCCACCCCTAAAGCCTGCCCCTTCTCCACCGCCGTCTCCTCCGACTCTGATCTCCCACTCCCCACTTCTCCGCCAACAGAAGAATCCATCCTTTATGTCCTCAAGAAGCTCGACAAAAAGCCCCAAAAGGCCTTGTCCTTCTTCAACTGCGTCACCTCCCAGTATGGCTTCAAGCCCGCCCACCCCACCTACAATCTCATGCTCCGCATCCTCGGCCACAAGGACTCCGTCAAGGATTTCTGGGCGTTCCTCAAGACCATGGACCACGCCGGCCACACCATCGACCGCAGCACCTACGTTACCCTCCTCGCCAACTTCAAGAAGCACAAGATGGCCGCCGAGTCGTCGGCGTTAAGCCAATTCTATGCCCAAACCATGGCGAAGGCCGCCTCCGATACCGCCATCGATTCCGCCGTCAAAATCATTCTCGGTGCCGAGGAATGGAATGAGGTGGCGGAGAAGAAGTTGCAGGACCTCGATCTATCATTGTCGGAGGTCGTGGTTGCGAAGGTCCTTCAAGAATTGCGAGATTGCCCTTCAAAGGCACGGGCTTTTTTCCGGTGGGTGGGGCAGAGGCCAAGGTATAAGCATGGGTCGGCGGCATACAATGCTATGGCTCGGGTACTCGGGCAGCGTGATTCTATTGGAGAATTCTGGAGCTTGGTTCAGGAGATGAAGGGAGAGGGGCACGAGATGGATATCGACACGTATATAAAGCTCTCAAGGCGGTTCCAGAAGACGAAGATGATGAGGGAAGCAGTGGAGCTTTATGAATTCATGATGGATGGCCCCTACAAGCCAGCAATTCAGGACTGCGGCATGCTTCTGAGGCAGATTGCACTGAGTGGAACGCCGGATCTCGAGTTGGTTTTTAGAGTTGTGAGGAAGTATGAGGCTGCTGGGTATTCGCTGTCGAAGGTTGTCTATGATGGGATTCATAGGTCACTGACCAGCATTGGGATGTTCGATGAAGCTGACGAGATCTTGAAAAAGATGAAGCTTGCAGGTTATGAACCGGATAACATAACTTATAGCCAGTTGGTCTATGGTCTCTGTAAGGCTAAGAGATTGGATGAGGCTGGCAAGGTTTTGGATGAGATGGAAGCGGGTGGCTGCATTCCTGACCTCAAGACCTGGACAGTTTTGATTCAAGGGCATTGTTCGGCCggtgaggtggataaggccttAGAGTTATTGACAAAGATGATTGAGAAAAATTGTGAAGCAGATGCTGATGTTCTGGATGTCTTGGTGAAAGGTTTTTGTAGTAAGAGAAGGGTGGATGCCGCCTACATTTTGGTTGTTGAAATGGTGGAGAGTGCCCATATAAGGCCTTGGCAAGCGACTTATAAGTATTTGATCCAAGAACTACTGAGTGTAAGAATGCTTGAAGAGGCATTGAAGCTTCTCAGTACAATGAAGAGCCATAAGTTTCCTCCTTTTGCAGATCCTTTTCCTCCCCATATAGCCAAATATGGGACAATTGAAGATGCTAGAGATTTTCTGAAAGCATTGACTTTGAACGACTACCCATCATCTACGGCCTATTTACACATCTTCAAGTCCTTCTTCCAGGAAGGCAGGTATTCTGAGGCTCAAGATTTACTTTTTAAATGCCCTCACCATATCCGTAAGCATGGTGAAATCTCTAAGCTCTTTGGTTCTATTAAAGCTGGGAAGGCTGCTTGA
- the LOC103717573 gene encoding probable E3 ubiquitin-protein ligase XERICO gives MGLYSMPSPGDAGLPFALLANALLPIVVLMGGVRWAIYKVMGFEDGDDGQEEETVEPRMVSRAGVGVYVTRFKFLRQKDSGVGDCCVCLHGFEGEEEVSEVLACRHLFHRLCLDRWLGHFHSTCPLCRSML, from the coding sequence ATGGGGCTTTATAGCATGCCAAGCCCGGGAGATGCTGGCCTCCCTTTTGCTCTATTGGCTAATGCTTTGCTTCCAATAGTAGTGCTCATGGGTGGGGTGAGATGGGCGATATATAAGGTGATGGGCTTTGAGGATGGTGATGATGGGCAAGAGGAGGAGACAGTGGAGCCAAGGATGGTGAGCAGGGCAGGGGTTGGGGTTTATGTGACCCGGTTTAAGTTTTTGAGGCAGAAGGATAGTGGAGTTGGGGATTGCTGTGTGTGTCTCCATGGGTTTGAAGGGGAGGAAGAAGTGAGCGAGGTGTTGGCTTGCAGGCACCTCTTCCACAGACTCTGTTTGGATAGATGGTTGGGTCACTTCCACTCCACCTGCCCACTCTGTAGATCTATGCTTTAA